From Xiphophorus hellerii strain 12219 chromosome 20, Xiphophorus_hellerii-4.1, whole genome shotgun sequence, the proteins below share one genomic window:
- the il19l gene encoding interleukin 19 like isoform X1, with amino-acid sequence MRSSFNCITSLSSKQRCARQQPPFCGSEYDFKNPRQSTIRAERMETQRHTHPLQDPSSQLHLQVTTVMKMLLSSSICAMLLLLLGFLNRPAESRTLHMDGCSANVHLHELHQYFSEIKSDAISADGEIGVKLLDASLMKNVQEGQTCCFVRLLLRFYIERVFSNYESSQPSQQRCSSALANAFVSIRREMHKCHCHCGEETQRTIDSVLASFDKLQIQQAAQKAVGELGTVLDWLEGLGSKS; translated from the exons ATGAGAAGTTCCTTTAATTGCATCACTTCCTTGTCCAGTAAACAGAGGTGTGCACGCCAGCAGCCTCCGTTTTGTGGGTCGGAATATGATTTCAAAAACCCCCGTCAGTCTACTATAAGAGCAGAGAGGatggagactcagagacacacaCATCCTCTCCAGGACCCATCCTCTCAG CTTCACCTGCAGGTAACCACAGTGATGAAGATGCTGCTCAGTTCTTCCATCTGCGCcatgctcctcctcctcctcggttTTCTGAACAGGCCCGCGGAGAGCCGGACGCTGCACATGGACGGCTGCTCTGCCAACGTTCACCTCCATGAACTACACCAGTACTTCTCTGAGATAAAATCAGATGCG ATATCAGCAGACGGCGAGATTGGAGTAAAACTTCTGGACGCATCTCTGATGAAGAACGTTCAG GAGGGCCAGACGTGCTGCTTTGTGCGTCTCCTGCTGCGTTTCTACATCGAACGAGTCTTCAGCAACTACGAATCCTCTCAGCCAAGTCAGCAGCGCTGCTCCAGCGCCTTGGCAAACGCTTTTGTCAGCATCAGAAGGGAAATGCATAAATGT CACTGCCACTGTGGAGAAGAAACCCAGAGAACAATTGACTCAGTGCTCGCCAGCTTTGACAAG CTGCAGATCCAGCAGGCGGCGCAGAAGGCTGTAGGGGAACTGGGCACGGTGCTGGACTGGCTGGAGGGACTGGGATCTAAATCATAA
- the il19l gene encoding interleukin 19 like isoform X2, whose product MKMLLSSSICAMLLLLLGFLNRPAESRTLHMDGCSANVHLHELHQYFSEIKSDAISADGEIGVKLLDASLMKNVQEGQTCCFVRLLLRFYIERVFSNYESSQPSQQRCSSALANAFVSIRREMHKCHCHCGEETQRTIDSVLASFDKLQIQQAAQKAVGELGTVLDWLEGLGSKS is encoded by the exons ATGAAGATGCTGCTCAGTTCTTCCATCTGCGCcatgctcctcctcctcctcggttTTCTGAACAGGCCCGCGGAGAGCCGGACGCTGCACATGGACGGCTGCTCTGCCAACGTTCACCTCCATGAACTACACCAGTACTTCTCTGAGATAAAATCAGATGCG ATATCAGCAGACGGCGAGATTGGAGTAAAACTTCTGGACGCATCTCTGATGAAGAACGTTCAG GAGGGCCAGACGTGCTGCTTTGTGCGTCTCCTGCTGCGTTTCTACATCGAACGAGTCTTCAGCAACTACGAATCCTCTCAGCCAAGTCAGCAGCGCTGCTCCAGCGCCTTGGCAAACGCTTTTGTCAGCATCAGAAGGGAAATGCATAAATGT CACTGCCACTGTGGAGAAGAAACCCAGAGAACAATTGACTCAGTGCTCGCCAGCTTTGACAAG CTGCAGATCCAGCAGGCGGCGCAGAAGGCTGTAGGGGAACTGGGCACGGTGCTGGACTGGCTGGAGGGACTGGGATCTAAATCATAA